In Desulfosporosinus youngiae DSM 17734, the genomic stretch TCACTGCCTGCCGGTGGCCATTGTTTTTAACCTGCCGGAAAAAATCTGCCAGGAGCGGAATATTCAGCGGGCTGACCGGGACTTTGGACCCCATGTGATCCGCCGTCAGGCAGAACAACTGCGGCGTTCTCTGGCAAAGTTAAAAAAAGAAGGCTTCCGCCATGTATTCGTCTTAAATTCCCTGGCAGAAGCGGCGGATGTTACAATTGAACGCCAGCCCCTTTGGAATAACCTGAAACATTTACACGGTCCCTTTGATATTATCGGTGATGTCCACGGTTGTTTTGAGGAGCTTCTTGTTCTATTAAGGAAACTGGGCTATCAAGTTGAAGAGCCGGGCAACGGCGATAAAGAAAGCCCCGGATACCGGGTGGCGCACCCGGAGGGACGGACGGCTGTTTTTCTGGGCGACCTGGTAGACCGCGGTCCCCGCATTCCGGATGTCCTTGCTCTGGTTATGGATATGGTGCAATCAGGTACGGCTTTATGTGTGCCGGGTAATCACGATATGAAATTAGTCCGCCGGCTGCAAGGCAAAAAGGTGGAAATCAAGCATGGCTTAGAGCATACCTTAACTCAGCTGACGGAAAAACCGGCGGATTTTTCCCGGAAAGCGGCAGAGTTCCTTGATGGTCTGGTCAGCCACTATATACTGGATGACGGAAAGCTTGTCGTCGCTCACGCGGGGATGAAGGAAGAAATGCAGGGGCGGGGTTCCGGGAAAGTGCGGGATTTTGCCTTATTTGGCGAGACAACGGGAGAAACAGACAGTTTCGGCCTGCCGGTCCGCTATGATTGGGCTTCAGACTACCGGGGCAGGGCAACGGTAGTCTATGGACATATCCCGATTCCGGAGCCGAAATGGGTAAATCAAACCCTAAATATTGACACAGGCTGTGTGTTTGGCGGCAAGCTGACCGCTTTACGGTATCCTGAGCAGGAATTTGTACAAGTGGAGGCTTTCCGGGAATATTACCCGCCTGTCCGCCCGTTTCTTAAGCCGCTGACTGAAAATGAGCAGCCGCTTTCAGCCCCACGGGAGAAGGATGCCGATAATAGAGATTCGCTGTCACAAGTACCTGGCGTAAAACCGGGGGCTGCTTTAGCAGCGCAGGCAGATTTAACTGCGCAGGCGGAGGATCGTGGAGCAGCGGACATTCTAGACCTCAATGATGTCATGGGTAAACGAATCATAGCCACTCGCTGGCAGGGCAATGTCACAATCCGGGAAGAGAACGCGGCAGCTGCCTTAGAGATCATGAGCCGCTTCGCCGCTGATCCCCATTGGCTCATCTACCTGCCTCCAACCATGTCACCCAGTGAGACCAGCAGTGAAGCAGGTTTATTAGAGCATCCTCAGGAAGCTTTTGCCTATTATCGCTCCCACGGTGTCCGTCAGGTAGTCTGTGAGGAAAAACATATGGGTTCGAGGGCAGTGGTGATTGTCTGCCGGGAAGCAGGTGTTGCCCAAGAGCGGTTTGGACTTATGGGAAAAAGTGAGGGCATTTGTTACACTCGCACTGGCCGGTCGTTTTTCACTGATAATGCTTTGGAACAAGAGTTTCTGGCTGGACTTAAGAATGCTATTTCAGCGGCAGGTCTTTGGGATGAACTGACCACAGATTGGCTGTGCCTGGATTGTGAGCTGATGCCGTGGTCGGCTAAAGCCCAGGGACTATTGCGGGAGCAGTATGCGCCGGTAGGGAATGCCGGAAAACTTGCTCTTAATCAGGCCGTAAAAGAGTTAGAGACAGCCAAGGCCAGAGGAGTTGATCTTGGTAATTTAGTAGAACACTATAAAACCCGGGCTTTAACTCTGGCTAAATACACAGAGGCTTATGGACGTTACTGTTGGCCGGTGAATTCCTTAACTGATTTTAAATTGGCGCCTTTTCATATCCTGGCCGCTGAGGGAAAGGTATTTACGGATAAGAATCATGTCTGGCACATGACCATGATTGCAAAGATTTGTTCGGGTCAACCCCTTCTCGTCGCTACTCCCTATCAAGTCATCGATGTCGCCGATGAACAAAGCTGCCTAAAAGGGATTCAGTGGTGGGAGGAATTAACCAGCCGCGGCGGCGAAGGCATGGTTGTGAAGCCTCTGGATTTTGTGGCGGCTTACAAAGGACAAACCATCCAACCCGCTGTAAAATGCCGGGGCAGGGAGTACTTGTGGATTATTTATGGACCGGAATATACACTGCCGGAAAATCTGAAAAGGCTGCGCCAGCGCTCATTGGGCAGGAAACGTTCCCTGGCTTTGCGGGAGTTTGCCCTGGGTATTGAAGCTTTGGAACGTTTTGTAAAACGTGAACCTCTTTATCGGGTCCATGAATGTGTGTTTGCGGTGCTGGCGTTGGAAAGCGAACCCGTTGATCCGCGGCTTTAGAGGGGGATGGGCGGCATTTTTGTTTAATGGAATTTTGAATGGCTGTTGAGAGCCTTTCGTTATCTGTTAGATTAAAGACGCAATGGCCTCCGACTTAAGCTTTGTGTCGGGGGTCGTTGTGGTTATTATTATTGAAAATATTCCAGACCGAGAATTTGTTATGGCTCAACTTATTGGGACTATTTGGGGGAAATATCCTTTAGGAGTTGGAGACGGCTGGTATGCTTTGTGCATTAAAAGGATGATTGCGGATAATCAATTAGAAATTGTTGCAGATAACGATGTATCTCATCCACACGGAAAAATTTTACGAAAAGCCGAGTTGTAAATATTATAATCATTTGGGTAAGGGCAAATCTTTATAATTCTTATCGATGGCAAGTTTTCCGATTTTTAAGGTTGGCACTGAGTTAAAGGGAATGTCAGGCTTCTCTTTAATTAAAGAAAAACATTACTCCAGATTGATTGAGGTGAATATGAACTATGAAAAACCAAATATTAATAATTTTAGCAGTATTGGTTTTGCTCTTAGGATGTAGTTATAGCAAGCAAAGTGAACTCGTTCAACTAAAGTTGAATATCGAGTCTTCGGTGGGGGACTCTACCCCCACCGAAGCGAGGCCGGGGGTATCACTCCCACTTGTAGAAGTGGAAGTCTCACGATTGGATAAAATAGAGAATATGGATGCAAACACAATTATGCCGGGGAAATATTTTGGAGAGCCTTACAACCTTACTTCCTCATTTATACCGGTGCTGACAATTG encodes the following:
- a CDS encoding polynucleotide kinase-phosphatase, translating into MKIVLPELSLVALMGPSGSGKSTFARDHFKHTEVLSSDVCRGLVADDENDQAATKDAFEVLYYIAAKRLAAGKLTVIDATNVQFEARKPIVDLARRYHCLPVAIVFNLPEKICQERNIQRADRDFGPHVIRRQAEQLRRSLAKLKKEGFRHVFVLNSLAEAADVTIERQPLWNNLKHLHGPFDIIGDVHGCFEELLVLLRKLGYQVEEPGNGDKESPGYRVAHPEGRTAVFLGDLVDRGPRIPDVLALVMDMVQSGTALCVPGNHDMKLVRRLQGKKVEIKHGLEHTLTQLTEKPADFSRKAAEFLDGLVSHYILDDGKLVVAHAGMKEEMQGRGSGKVRDFALFGETTGETDSFGLPVRYDWASDYRGRATVVYGHIPIPEPKWVNQTLNIDTGCVFGGKLTALRYPEQEFVQVEAFREYYPPVRPFLKPLTENEQPLSAPREKDADNRDSLSQVPGVKPGAALAAQADLTAQAEDRGAADILDLNDVMGKRIIATRWQGNVTIREENAAAALEIMSRFAADPHWLIYLPPTMSPSETSSEAGLLEHPQEAFAYYRSHGVRQVVCEEKHMGSRAVVIVCREAGVAQERFGLMGKSEGICYTRTGRSFFTDNALEQEFLAGLKNAISAAGLWDELTTDWLCLDCELMPWSAKAQGLLREQYAPVGNAGKLALNQAVKELETAKARGVDLGNLVEHYKTRALTLAKYTEAYGRYCWPVNSLTDFKLAPFHILAAEGKVFTDKNHVWHMTMIAKICSGQPLLVATPYQVIDVADEQSCLKGIQWWEELTSRGGEGMVVKPLDFVAAYKGQTIQPAVKCRGREYLWIIYGPEYTLPENLKRLRQRSLGRKRSLALREFALGIEALERFVKREPLYRVHECVFAVLALESEPVDPRL
- a CDS encoding DUF3658 domain-containing protein, which produces MVIIIENIPDREFVMAQLIGTIWGKYPLGVGDGWYALCIKRMIADNQLEIVADNDVSHPHGKILRKAEL